The window CATGCTATCAAGAACATGTCCATCGGCTCCAGAAACAATAGCTATGAAGAACCAATTGGCGACGCAAACGACGCCGGTAAAATGACTACTTTTTATGGTTTATTCGGGGTAATTGGCGAAAATGGTGTGGTAAAAAATCTTGGCATCGAAAACGCAACCGTTTCTGTCAAAAGGGAAGGAATTTGCTACGCCGGGCTGCTGGCGGGCGTTACAGACAAGAGCTATATTGATAGCTGCTATGCAACAGGCTATGTCTACAGTGAAACCACCCATCCATTAAAAACCGAGTCCTCAGAAAGAATCAATGCCTGGGCCGGCGGACTGATAGGAATGACGGTAAGGGGCGGTATTATCAACTCATGGACGGACGCTGAAGTTTATTGCACTGCCGTAGGAGGGCTGGCTGAATCCGGAGCCTTTATCGGTATGAGCAACAGAAGTGTGGTGGCCAATTGCCTGGCCCTTGGTGATGCGGGCGGCAGGGCAAGGAGAGACAACGGATATGAAGGGGCACCCGCTGTATCCTCCTTTATCGGTGTCAATGGGGGGAAAATGGCAAATTGCTATTCCGTTGGCAACATGAAGGCCGATTCCTTTTCGCAATATGTGGGTTCCATAACAGGTTGGGCCACGGGAATTGCCAGGCAGTTTGTATCCTATTATAATTCCGATGCTGTCCAGAACAACAACGGCACAATCAATAAGCCTGTTTTAGATGTAGGATTTTTGGTTAGCGCAGGTGTAAATGACGAGGGTGAGCCCTATGACGGTACGTACCATGTGGGCATCCTGCCCAAAAGCTCAGCCGAGCTTAAAAGCCAGGCCTTTGCAGATCTTTTAAATGCAAATCACAATGCCTTTCCTCTGGATATTGTCAATGGAGTGAGCTCCAACATAGGAGAGCAGAATGCCATGGGGCTGCCGGACTTTATGAAGCTCAAGGCTTGGCAACTGGTTGGCGGTATTGTGTTGCCTGTGGGTGAGCCGGTTGCCACAACCTATAAGGATATGACGCCGAATTTTGAGCCTAATAAGCTGGATATGGCGGACGGAACCTACTACGGCAGGAAGGAAGGCCCCAGCGGAAAAGATATCTATGTAGAGATTAAAGTTGAAAAAAGCCGGATAGAAGATATCCGCGTTACAGAGCACGGCGAGGGAGCGGCCCTGGAAGAGGTTAGGACAAATGTTATTCAAGCAGTCGTCGCAAGCCAGAACTACGCCGTGGAAGACAATGACAGTGACATTGTCAAGGCCTTAAAAGGCGCCATAGCGACAGCGGCACAGAAGGCTGCCAAACGTGACCAGACAGGCTACGGAAAGGTCGACCCCTCTATATTTGCCGGTGGGAACGGAACAGAGACCAAGCCGTATCTGATTAAGACAGCCGATCAGTTGCGGGCCTTTGCGGCATCTGTCAATGCCGATGAGCATTATGAAGGCCAATTCATCAAGCTGGACAGCGATATTTCCCTGGCGGGAATGAACTGGTTGCCGGTGGGAGGTTCGGGAGCTTATGGCTTCAGAGGTACCTTTGACGGAAATAATAAGGTCATTAGACACATGACCATAGGCTCCGCTGCAGCTCCGGAGGAATATTGCAAATCCGTTGGTCTTTTTGCCAATCTTGAAGCGGCAAAAATCAAAAATTTAGGCCTGGAGAATGCTGCTGTTTATCTAAAGTATATGGAAGACGACCAAATAGCCTATGCGGGTCTTCTCGCGGGTTATGTAGCTGAAAATGCTGGAGACGGAGGATATATTGATTTTTGTTATGCTAAGGGAAAAATCAACACTTTCACGGCCAAGCAAAATGACAGCGGAGGTCTGGTGGGAGGTATTAACCGCGGTACAATAGCAAACTCTTATGCCGATGTGACAATCGATGCGAGGAGCAGGGACAACTATAGCTATGCCGGAGGGCTGGTCGGCTTGCCCAACCGGGCGGCCGTTATCAACAACTATGCCTTCGGAAGTATAAACGGCGCAGGAAATGGCGCCAGGGTAACGATAGGCGGCATCGCAGGCTTGAATGCCGGGGTGGCTGTCAATAATTTTGCTAATGTAAGCCTTATCTCAGAAAATACAACAGAGGATATCGGAGGTTTTACAGGCAGAACCACGGGGATTAGTTATATTGAGCAAGGCTATTATAACACAGGAGCCAAGCAGGTTAGCGGAAAAGCGGTTATTTCTCCTGCCAAAGGGGTAGGAAGGATTGTGGCAGGAAATGATTATGGCAAAGGAACTGTCATAGCTTTGGAAGGCAAAGCTTTATCCGAGCTTAGGAGTAAAGATTTGGCAGACCGGCTCAATGCCAACAAGAACGACAGTGCTCTCATGGCCAGAGCCAATGCTGTTCTGGATGGGTTTGGCAGCAAAATTGCTCCAAATGTAACATTGCGTGATTGGGCCTATTCATCAAAGGAGCAAGCCGTGATATTTAAGGATAGGATTGTATCATCTCCGGGTTCAGGAGGGAGAGGTTCATCCGGACGCTCGTCCTCAGATTCAAACACTGATGAAAAGGATACGGCTGCAGAGGATAAAAAAGAAACTAACAATGGTTCGGCTGTTTCACCGGCCGAAGCAGCCGCAAAATTATTCCCGGATGTCAATAATCATTGGGCTGCTACTGTTATCGGAAAGGCAGTGGACAGGAAGCTTTTTGCCGGTGTAGGCCCGCAAAGCTTTGCTCCGGATAGTACCATGACAAGAGAGATGTTTGTTGCCGTACTTAGAAACCTCGCTAATGCGGAGATTGTAGAACCGGTTAATTTTAAAGATGTTGAAAAAAATTCCTGGTATGCAGGCTCTGTGGGTTGGGCTAACCAAACGGGCATCGTAAGCGGCATCAGTTCTGAAGAATTTGGTGTAGGCAAAGCTGTGACAAGAGAGCAGATCGCTGTTATGCTATATAATTTAGCCAAAGCAAAGGGTTTGCAAATGTCTGAGGAAGGAAATGTGGGCTTTGCTGACCAGGCTTCCATAAGCGACTGGGCAAGGACAGCGGTTACCGCCATGGCCAACGAAGGCATTATTAGAGGCAGGGACAATGGAAGCTTTGATCCGCAGGGCCAAGCTACCAGGGCAGAAGCTGCTGCAATGACTGTCAACTTTATGGAGAGATATGGTCTATAGAGCCAAGACTTTCTTGACTCTAATGGTTAAATGAAGAAGCTAAAGCCGCAACCCTTTGAGGTAAAAAGAGTTGCGGCTTTAGCCATGATTTTGCAAAATGCTCCATTTTTTATGAGGTGATGATGATACGCTGGCCTTTGGTAATATGTTTTTTCATCTTGATATTTGTACCAGGCTGCGGCCAATCCAGTGTTTTACAAGAAGTGATAGATGAAAGATTTATGATGGATACCTTGGTTAAGATTACCGTGCTTTGTGAGGACAAGCAGCAGGGAAAAGCCGCGTTAGAAGCTGCCTTTGCGGAATTTGAGAGGATTAGTATACTAACGAGTCGTTTCCCCCAGGGCAATGGGAGTTCTGCCTTGGGTGATGTGATGCTGGCAAATAAAAATTCAGGCCTAAAACCTGTCAAGGTCAGCAACGATACCTTTGCTATTTTGGAACGCTGCCATTATTATGAGCAGCTAAGCGGCGGAGCCTTTGATGTGTCAGTTGGCCCGGTTATGGAACTTTGGGGTTTTGGCGGTAGTCAGAGAGTGCCCACTGATGCTGAAATTAAGCAAACCCTGGATTTGGTGGGTTATCAAAAGATACTCCTTGAGCCACAACAAAAAACCGTTTATTTAACGAAGCGGGGCATGGGTATTGATTTAGGTAGTGTGGCGAAGGGTTATGCCACCGATCAGGCGGCTGCGGTGTTGAAAAAAATGGGTATCAAACATGCCCTGATCAATGCCGGGGGAAATATTTACGCTCTGGGCAGCAAAGCAGATGGCTCCCCCTGGCGGGTGGGTATTCAGGATCCACGCAATCAGCAAGGTTTGGTGGCCATTGTCTCAGTTAAAGATGCGGCGGTGGTGACCTCGGGGGATTATCAACGTTATTTTCAAGAGGCGGGGGTACGCTATCACCATATTATGAATCCCGCTACGGGCAAGCCGGCCAGAGAGGTTATGCAAACCACAGTGATAGGTGCTTCGGCCACCGATGCAGATATTTTATCGACAATTTTATTTGTCTTGGGACCGAAGCAAGGGATGGATTTCGTACAAGGGGTTCAGGATACCCAAGCCATATTTATCACCCCGGACAAACAAATAACCATAACGAATCAACTCACTAAGCAACTGGAATTTACCGGAGCAGATGGTTATCGGGTCATTCATGACAATTCATAAATAATGACGCCAGGTGAACGAATGAAAAAATTAAATTACTACCTAACAATCGGTTTTCTGGGTCTGGTTTTACTCGGGACAGCGGGGTTATATCTTCCGCAGTATAGGGGAGCAGAGCAAGCTTTGTTCTTGGAGATATATAAGGATGGTCAGTTATATCAAAAAATTCCTTTGTCTACGGCAACTGACCAGGAAATCAAGGTTACTAATGAAATGGGACATTATAATCTAATAGAAATCAAGGCGGGCCAGGCCCGGGTGAAGCAAGCGGACTGCCCGAACCAAGTATGTGTTCATGCCGGCTGGCTGAGCAAACCCAACCAAATCACCTTTTGTGCTCCCAATAAAGTGAAGGTTAAACTGACAGGACAAGGGAATAATCTAGATGCCACTTCCTATTAAAGTCAATCACATAGGGGGAATGAAAAATGAAGACCAAACGTATCTTACTTATTGCTTTATTTATTTCCCTGGCGGCAGCCCTTAGTATCGTGGAGAGGTCTATCATCATCCCCCCGCACCCCGGTGTAAAGCTGGGTTTGGCCAACGTAATTACCTTACTGTCCATTATCATGTTAGGGCATAAAGATGCTTTTTTGGTGGTGCTTCTGCGTTGTGTTTTAGCAACCCTGGTGGGGGGGAATCCGGTCAGTTTTTTATTCAGCATTACCGGAGGATTGTTTAGCACCTTGGTCATGGTGCTGTTGTGGAGAACTCTCAGCCAACACATCAGTATTGTTAATATCAGCATTATCGGGGCTATCTGCCACAATCTAGGCCAATTATTAGTGGCCAGTTGGTTAGCCCATGAACTCTTGATCTACAGCTTGTTACCAATCTTAATGATTTCCGCTGTTATAACCGGTTACGCCGTGGGTGTGGTAACCAGGCAGGTTTACAAGTCCCTGCAAGCCCGACAGGTCAAAGTGTATAGCTAATATAGGCTGATTCCACTCCAGAGAAAGTTATTGTTTTTTAGGAGAGTAGTCATGGCTCTAAAATTAGTCACAAAACTAAGAGGGGCTGTTACAGTTCATAGTGAACTGAACTGCCCCCCGACAAGTAGACAGGACAAAAAATAAAAATAAACTAGGCAGCCTTGGTTCGAACTTCCATCGGACTAAGGCTGTTTAACTTGGCCTGTAACCTCTCATAATTATAAAAATAGATGTAATCATCAATGTCCTTCTTAAGAGCTTCAAAGGTTTGATATTTATGTAGATAATACTTCTCACACTTAAGCGTTCCCCAGAAGCCTTCCATCGGTCCGTTATCAATACACTTGCCAACCCGAGACATACTCTGAGTTAAGCCATAAGCTTCTAGTCGTTTCTTGAAGCCCCAGGAGGTATACTGAAAACCCCGATCACTGTGAATTATGGGTGTGCTGCCGGGTGCCGTTTGAAGAGCCAAGTCCAGGGTCTCGAAAACAAGACGGTTGTTATTCGAATGGCCTAAAACATAGGATACGATGGATTTATCATGTAAATCGAGAATCGCACTGAGATATGCTTTTTGACCCTTTCCGTATTTGAATTCAGTTACATCCGTCAACCACTTTTCATTCGATTCCTCTGCTGTGAACTGGCGGTTTAAAAGATTTTCTGCGATCTGCCCAGGAGTTGATCGAATGTATTTCTTTTTCTTTCTACGGATGACGGATTGAATTCCAGCAAGCTTCATGAGGCGATAGACCCTCTTCGGGTTAATCGACTGATGGGTTTCCCGTCTTAAATTGATGGTTAATTGACGGTACCCATAAATGCCTTCAACCTTCTCGTAGAGCAGGAGCATCGCTTGCATGAGTTGCTGATTTTCTTGTTCGCGAGGACTTACTTTTCGCTTTAACCATTTGTAATAGCCTGAACGTGAAATCTGCGCCATTTCACACAATAAGACTAGACTAAAATGCTCTTCTCCTTGTACCGCTTGAATCGCGTCATAAATCTTCTGATGCCGGATTTGGCTTAAAACCTCCTCCTTTCGAGTTCCTGTAACTTTTTTAACAGGGCATTTTCTGCTCTAAGTCGCTCGTTTTCGTATTCTAGTTTTTTCATAGCAAGCCTTTGCCGATCGCTCTCACTTAATTCTTCCGGTGCTTTTTTCCGTCCCCGTCTATCCTTTAAGGCCTCTTCTCCACCTGCTTCATATTTCTTAACCCATTGATAAACCTGCTGGTATGAAACTTGATATTTCTCTGAGGTGTTTTGGTAATCATGGTTATGAGAAAGACAGTATAGGACCATCTCAATCCGTTCTTGCCAACTGGTAGTGCGCCCTTTAGTCATAGCCTTGGCTCCTTCCGATGGGTAGGATTTAAAACTGCTATGATTATTATACTTGTTAATCCACCTTGCCAGTTGTGTCCGACTCGCTATTTTATACTTATCTATAATTTGATACTGTGAGTATTCGCCCGAAAGGTAATCCTGAACGGCTTGAAGTTTAAGTTCTGGTGAATATTTATTAAAATGGGTTTTTATTTCTAGCCCTTCATATCCGTACAATTCATATCGATGTCGCCATTTAACCAAGGTAGTCACACTAATATCATATTTTTTAGCTATCTCTACACAGGTAGCCTGACCTGTTTCAAGTTCCTGTAGTATTGCTAGTTTCTCTGCTGCTTTGTATTGATTTATTTTTGACATTAAAATGCTCCCCTCATGATAGCCGGTTTTTTTATTTAACCTGTCTACCATATGGGGAGCATATCAAACTGTGACAGCCCCTTAACCCTATTAAAATTACTTTGCTTTTGGTTTGCTCTCAATTTTTTCCACTTCATCATCACTATTTACAGCTTTTTTAAAGTCATGCAAACACTCTCCCAGGGATTTGCCTAAGCCCTTTAATTTCAGGATCAAAGATGATTAGGACGACATTTTTGTGGCTAGTAAAGATATCAATCAGAGCTATTATTGAATTTGTTTGTTATGTAAAATTATATATTTATTTGTGATACAATTATGTCACAATATCATGGAGAGAATTATACATGAATACTATTATAATATTAAAATCAACTACATGTTACCTGAGAAAATTCTTTGAGTAACAGTTACTCTGTTTTATTATAATAGCTTTAAATAAAAATCTGGAGGATACTATTTGTGAAATATGAACCTAAACTTGAAAAGGAAATTATGTGTCCCATTGAATATGGTCTTGAAATTTTCGGTGGCAAATGGAAATCAAGAATTATTTGCGTATTATCAGCTAAGCCTGTAATGAGATATAATGAAATAAGAAAAGAGCTTGGCAATATCACCGATGCGGTACTTGCTGCAATGTTAAAAGAGTTAATTGAAAATGATATGATTGATCGTAGACAATATAACGAAATCCCTCCGCGAGTAGAATATGCCTTAACTGAAATAGGGAAATCTTCACTTCCCATATTGCAGAGTATTTGTGCATGGTCAAGAACCCATACCAAAGAGAACCTGAATAAAAAATTACCGTCCTGTAAAACTTGTCCACAACTGCATAAATAACTATGAAATTTAATAGTTACTTATAAATTTACTAATATATTTGCTCTATCGAGTTGCTCTGTTATACTTCGTTTATGGTTAAAGCAAACCAAAGAACAAAGCAAATGGAGGTATGAAACATGAGCGCAAAAGTTTATCTTGAAATCACAATGGTTATTAGCGAAGCTAATCGCCCGGCAGCAGCTAAAGTGTATAACGATTACCGCGGACCTTTCCTGTCTCAAATCAAAGGGGCTGTTTCCAAAGAACTGCTTATCCGTGACGAGGACGTCCAGGTGTTACATGGCTTTGACAGCGTTGAGAATGCAAAAGCTTATCTGGGCAGCGAGATGTTTAAGAAAGATGTTTTTGTTGGCCTGCAACCTCTGTGGAGTGCAGATCCGGATGTTAAAATTTATAGCGTTGTTTGAGCCAGCTATCTCAATATGAATTAGAGGTCCGAAGTGCGTTGGCATTTCAGGCCTCTTGCTTTTTAGAAAGGAAGAAATTATGGAGAAACAATGGCTACGCAACTTTCCCGTCAGTCTATTTGTAAGTGTCATGGGTATTACCGGTTTATCTATAGCCTATCAGAACTATGCACATTTTTTCCCCCTGGCACAAAATATCGGGATGGTTTTGCTCACAATAGCGTTCCTCCTGTTTTTTAGCCTATTGATAGTGTATATATCCAAGATTCTGACGCACAAGCATGCGGTGTTAGCAGAATTTAATCATCCAGTAACAGCAAATTTTTTCCCAGTTATTTCAATCAGCCTCCTTCTTCTCGCAATTGGTAGCTTCGATATAAATCAGATTTTCTCCAGAGCACTTTGGCTAGTCGGCAGTTCTCTGCATTTGATGCTCTCTTTAATCCTGATGTCTCGATGGATTACCCAAAAATATGATATTACCAATGCGAACCCGACTTGGTTTATCCCGATAGTGGGGAATATTTTGGTTCCGATCGTTGGAGTCGAATTCTTTGACAAAGAAATATCCTGGTTCTTTTTCAGTATAGGGTTGTTCTTCTGGTTGGTAATGTTCCAGATTGTATTCTACCGGTTAGTATTTCATGATCAGTTGGTAAAGAAGCTCGTCCCCACTCTGGCTATCCTGATGGCTCCCCCTGCTGTGGGGTTTTGTTCCTACGTTAAACTAACCGGTAGTTTTGATATGTTTGCAAGAATAATGCTTTACTTAGCACTTTTTTTAGTGTTGTTACTTTTATCCTTGGCCAGGCAGTTTTTTCAACTCCGCTTCGTTGTCTCATGGTGGGCTTACACCTTCCCTCTATGTGCCGTGACTATAGCATTTACTATAGCAGCCAATTTCTTGCCTTCCTTCTTTATGGTATGGGTGTCTACAGGGCTGTTAGTGTTGTCATCTGTTGTCGTGGCATTAGTAGCTGCTAAGACTGTTGGAGCAATTTTCTCAAAACAGTTGTACGAGGAGTAAAAATCGTATCTGACGCATGGCGCAGCCCCCTCGACTAAGGCTACATAAGCGAAGGGGCTTGTTTTATGCCGGTATCTACCTATCTCTATATACCTGCTATTATTTTTTGGTGGTGGCAGGTATTTTGATTTTTTGAATTTCATCTCCATCTGCTTTAGATACAGCACGTAATCTATAAGTGTTTATACAATTCGTTCTGTTCTTCTTCACCAAAAGGGAATGCCAAAACACTCATGCAGCCTTGAAAGCCTTGAAAGGAGTCCTTATCAACGATGAGGCCATGCGGGTCAATGTCTCGGGACCACTGTAAAAGACTACGGTATTTAAATATTTATATAACAAACTGGTATGATAGAAAAAATCATTAAACAATTTTTACAACACTTATTAAATTTTGTTATATAGTTCTTTTTATTACTGTTTCCAAGCCATTAGGTCTATTGTAAGCTTGCCGTCTGAAAAAATTACCATGCTTTTCTGTGGCGATGTGGTTAAAATATCATTCTTATATAATATGAGATTATTTCTCCGCCAAACAGAGAGAATGATTCCTACGAGTGCCATACTTATAACATACCCTGTACCACCGTAAGATACAAAGGGCATATTGAAACTCATCAAGGGGAACAAATTGAAATTCATTAAGATATTTATTAAAAATTGTGCTGATAATATGGTACAAACAGATAGAGATAAATAAAAACCATAACAATTTTTTATTTTATTTATGGTCATAATCATTCTGACTATAAAAATACCAATAAGTAAGATCAGTATAATTCCAGCCGCCCAGCCAAGCGTTGCTATTACATTGATAAGCACATATTGGCCTGTGACATTGGGCATCGTCATGTCCAAACCCTGGCCCTGGTATGTAGCCTTGGTTTTGCCAAACCAGTTTGAAATGGAAAGCCATGTTTTTGCCATGTATTGTAAATAACCTACTCCCGAGGGATCTTCTTTCCCCCTGGAAAAATATAACGCAAAGCGATTTAACTTATATGGATTTGCTATGATACTATATGCAAATAATGCAGCAGGGACAACACCACCTGCACACAATGATATTAACTGGATTTTCTTGTTTTCGCCAAAATGATTTCTCATGATAGCAGTTATAAATACAACTCCATATGCTATTGTCATTACAAAGGCAGTAGAGACACTTGGCATCATTATAAGTAAAAATACCGAAAAGCTACTTTGAATAATTAATTTTAAAATTCCGATAGCACCTTTCCCGCGGTATTTTTCTAAAAAACCTACAAACCCAATTAAAAACAATAAACTTGCAAGTTCCGGCGATGAAGTGTGATAATTACCGATTTGAAAACCACCTTTAACGCCGTTTACTTCTATTCCTGTTAACATTGTTGTCACAAGCAATAAAATCCCGGAGATATAAATAGGCGTTGATATGTTTTTTAACCGAGTATAATCAAAATAATATAAGGCAGTCGTAACACTAATACCAATAATTACAAACACTATATACTTAGAAAAGTCGATTGCCCGAACATCACAAATTTACTGCTTGAAAACATAACGATTCCACCGATTATGGTAATAATCGCTGTTAGAATTAAAAGGGACCATTCCGTTTGGGGCTTATGCTGACGATTTAGCTTTATACCTATTTCATCAGTGCTTCCCATAGCAGAGATTGCTAAATCAAGCGCTTTTTCTTCATCGTACCCATTAGCTATATTTTCTTCCTTTAATTGGTTTATATGTTCGCCAAGCTCTTCTCGAATATCTTTATGTACCGTTTTACACTTTATATGAATACAAACATCATCTAGAAATTCTTTTATTTTTTTATTCAAAGCAAATCCCCCCAATTACAGAATTAACCGCTTCGGTGTAAGTTTGCCACTCAGATTTTTTATCCTCCAACAGTTTTTTTCCGGCTTTTGTAATTGTATAATATTTTCTGCGTTTTCCATTATCGGCATCAAACCAATAAGATTCAATGGCTTTTTCATTTTCTAAGCTGTGAAGCATAGGATAAAGGGTTCCTTCTTTAAGCTCAAAAACATTTTTCGATAACTTTTTAAGCTCATGTGTTATTTGATACCCATACATGTCTTTTCTATCTAAAAGAGAAAGAATGAGAATAGATGTACTGCCCTTCATAAGTTCCTTATTAATTTTCACGTTAACCTCCATGCATAGTAAATCTCTATAAGTAGAAATTCTATGTATTATATTATATTTAGGAAAATTCTGTTTGTCAATATATCCTATATAACGGGAACTACTGTCATCATTTATTTATTTTTATATAGGTAAGTAAAAAATGTAGAAGAAATATAAGAATCACCCGTCTTCTAAGGGAAGGGCAATGCCTTATTATATCTGTCAATCATTTTATCCCAATATTTTGGGTGCAAGGAATTTAAAATAGCCTCAACCCTATATTTGTACAAAGGTCGAGGCTATTTTTCGGGTGTCAATGTGTACGTAATCAGCGCCTGAATAGCCATGACTTACAGTTGCTCATGATCTTTCGCCTTTTCCATCTGTGCTGTACCCCACTTAGCAAGTTCGGCCAATGCCGGGAGCAGAGTTTTGCCTGATTCGGTTAAATGATATTCCACACGTGGAGGTATCTCCATATATTGAATGCGGGCGATTAATCCATTGCCTTCCAATTCTTTTAAGGATTGAGAGAGCATCATATTGGTTATACCGCAGACTTTTCTTTTTATTTCATTGTACCGCAGCACGGAGTTTTGACTTAACACCCATATAATCGGAAAGTGCCATTTTCCGCCAATGAGATTTAAAGCATAGGTAACGGGGCATTTGTTCATTTCGTCATTAATATTTACTTTTTTCTTCATAGCATCCTCCAATAGTCATGAATTTCTTACTAGATAAGAAAAAAATGCATACTTGATATTTTATTTTTTTATCATATAATCATATCATAATAAAGTAAAGGAGAGAAAAGTTGTGAATGAGGTTCTTAAATTTCTGACAGATAATCCGGTTTTTTATATTGCTACGGTTGACGGAGATGTTCCAAAGGTGCGTCCTTTCGGATTTGTTATGGAGTATGAAGGCAAACTATGCTTTTGTACCAACAATCAGAAAGATGTATACAAGCAACTCAAAGCAAATCCGAATGTTGAAATAAGTACAACCTCAAAAACAGGCGAATGGTTACGATTAAAGGGTAAAGTGGTTTTTAACACCAGTAAGCAGTCCAAGCAAGCTGCCTTGGAGGCGGCCCCAGCCCTTAGTAAAATGTACAGTGTTGATGATTCCATCTTTGAAATTTTTTATATTGAAAACGCAGAAGCAACCTTTAGAGATTTTAATGGTGGATTCAGAACTATTCAATTTTAGAGATGCTTCTAAAAGCTAAGCACTGAAAGGCAGGAATTCTTCTTCTTTCGGTGTTTTTCTTTTTTAGAGATATAAAGGAGAGCGGTAGAATGGAATTGGGACAAATCTTTTTAAGGGATTATTTAATCGTAGCTACAATATCCTAAATGTGATAAACTTTTTCTATTCCAATTAAAATTGGCAAAAACAGCGGGATAGGAATAGCAAAATGATCATTCAGCATAATTTAAGTGCTTTAAATACCTACAATCATTTTAATAAAGCAAATATGTTCCTTTCTAAAGCTGCGGAGAAATTAAGTTCAGGTTTAAGAATTAATCAAGCCTGTGACGATGCGGCTGGTTTGGCCATTTCAGAAAAAATGAGAGCTCAAATTAGAGGCTTATACCAAGCTCAAAGAAATATACAAGATGGCATATCTCTTATCCAAACCGTAGAAGGTGCATTAGCTGAAATAGAAAATTCC is drawn from Desulforamulus ruminis DSM 2154 and contains these coding sequences:
- a CDS encoding S-layer homology domain-containing protein, with protein sequence MKLTNLKKEFRRFVGLILAVVMLISSVPPVYAGEVATGAGSAVVLQENDEGLQSSPTPEEEPAVNGENKDIENNGDEESQGSIIPEDGAEDPGSETTSETNEDTSENNGDEESRGSIVQEDGAENPPSEITTEANEEILSDEPDVVPNPVQIYSMSLAGDYKDGTYEGTGQGRNGDIVVAVTIANNTITEIEVISQQETPSYWQKALALVDTIKDANSTDVDSVSSATLSSEGIKEAVNNALAKALKTVFESGDGSKDNPYEVKTAEQLTGFANEVNNGNDYQGKYIILSDDIDLSGQEWIPIGVTGPGFSGTFNGAGKTVQGLTIKNGTAQYAGLFGQLGTGARISDLELTNVDISTSVVEATYDSNVGSIAGSTAADVVINNCRIDGKVAASASNKISRAGGVVGFLGQENVVANCYTDVAVTAHSATSIANAGGIAGVSGNKCVIVNAAALGDVSARADGKSLSVAGGILGTHAGTAYNVYALGEVTSESADEAKHLAGGISGMVTPNTALINAYYNDQNAQGFMTATPTVAIGYEENVRALGQGDMSSPGFAEGLNNGLKKASLSAAAAAVAAANKPNMGDLQSAAGSVKFYAWEPAGGKVVLANRFFVDDTVNTAIFESGQGTAEDPFIIKTEQQLRDFAKSLSDDMTYAGIYIALAGDIDVSSEQWTPIGLGHYDFRGVFDGKGHAIKNMSIGSRNNSYEEPIGDANDAGKMTTFYGLFGVIGENGVVKNLGIENATVSVKREGICYAGLLAGVTDKSYIDSCYATGYVYSETTHPLKTESSERINAWAGGLIGMTVRGGIINSWTDAEVYCTAVGGLAESGAFIGMSNRSVVANCLALGDAGGRARRDNGYEGAPAVSSFIGVNGGKMANCYSVGNMKADSFSQYVGSITGWATGIARQFVSYYNSDAVQNNNGTINKPVLDVGFLVSAGVNDEGEPYDGTYHVGILPKSSAELKSQAFADLLNANHNAFPLDIVNGVSSNIGEQNAMGLPDFMKLKAWQLVGGIVLPVGEPVATTYKDMTPNFEPNKLDMADGTYYGRKEGPSGKDIYVEIKVEKSRIEDIRVTEHGEGAALEEVRTNVIQAVVASQNYAVEDNDSDIVKALKGAIATAAQKAAKRDQTGYGKVDPSIFAGGNGTETKPYLIKTADQLRAFAASVNADEHYEGQFIKLDSDISLAGMNWLPVGGSGAYGFRGTFDGNNKVIRHMTIGSAAAPEEYCKSVGLFANLEAAKIKNLGLENAAVYLKYMEDDQIAYAGLLAGYVAENAGDGGYIDFCYAKGKINTFTAKQNDSGGLVGGINRGTIANSYADVTIDARSRDNYSYAGGLVGLPNRAAVINNYAFGSINGAGNGARVTIGGIAGLNAGVAVNNFANVSLISENTTEDIGGFTGRTTGISYIEQGYYNTGAKQVSGKAVISPAKGVGRIVAGNDYGKGTVIALEGKALSELRSKDLADRLNANKNDSALMARANAVLDGFGSKIAPNVTLRDWAYSSKEQAVIFKDRIVSSPGSGGRGSSGRSSSDSNTDEKDTAAEDKKETNNGSAVSPAEAAAKLFPDVNNHWAATVIGKAVDRKLFAGVGPQSFAPDSTMTREMFVAVLRNLANAEIVEPVNFKDVEKNSWYAGSVGWANQTGIVSGISSEEFGVGKAVTREQIAVMLYNLAKAKGLQMSEEGNVGFADQASISDWARTAVTAMANEGIIRGRDNGSFDPQGQATRAEAAAMTVNFMERYGL
- a CDS encoding FAD:protein FMN transferase — encoded protein: MIFVPGCGQSSVLQEVIDERFMMDTLVKITVLCEDKQQGKAALEAAFAEFERISILTSRFPQGNGSSALGDVMLANKNSGLKPVKVSNDTFAILERCHYYEQLSGGAFDVSVGPVMELWGFGGSQRVPTDAEIKQTLDLVGYQKILLEPQQKTVYLTKRGMGIDLGSVAKGYATDQAAAVLKKMGIKHALINAGGNIYALGSKADGSPWRVGIQDPRNQQGLVAIVSVKDAAVVTSGDYQRYFQEAGVRYHHIMNPATGKPAREVMQTTVIGASATDADILSTILFVLGPKQGMDFVQGVQDTQAIFITPDKQITITNQLTKQLEFTGADGYRVIHDNS
- a CDS encoding NusG domain II-containing protein → MKKLNYYLTIGFLGLVLLGTAGLYLPQYRGAEQALFLEIYKDGQLYQKIPLSTATDQEIKVTNEMGHYNLIEIKAGQARVKQADCPNQVCVHAGWLSKPNQITFCAPNKVKVKLTGQGNNLDATSY
- a CDS encoding Gx transporter family protein, which translates into the protein MKTKRILLIALFISLAAALSIVERSIIIPPHPGVKLGLANVITLLSIIMLGHKDAFLVVLLRCVLATLVGGNPVSFLFSITGGLFSTLVMVLLWRTLSQHISIVNISIIGAICHNLGQLLVASWLAHELLIYSLLPILMISAVITGYAVGVVTRQVYKSLQARQVKVYS
- a CDS encoding IS3 family transposase; translation: MRHQKIYDAIQAVQGEEHFSLVLLCEMAQISRSGYYKWLKRKVSPREQENQQLMQAMLLLYEKVEGIYGYRQLTINLRRETHQSINPKRVYRLMKLAGIQSVIRRKKKKYIRSTPGQIAENLLNRQFTAEESNEKWLTDVTEFKYGKGQKAYLSAILDLHDKSIVSYVLGHSNNNRLVFETLDLALQTAPGSTPIIHSDRGFQYTSWGFKKRLEAYGLTQSMSRVGKCIDNGPMEGFWGTLKCEKYYLHKYQTFEALKKDIDDYIYFYNYERLQAKLNSLSPMEVRTKAA